The following are encoded together in the Babylonia areolata isolate BAREFJ2019XMU chromosome 18, ASM4173473v1, whole genome shotgun sequence genome:
- the LOC143292717 gene encoding uncharacterized protein LOC143292717, with protein MVARGRSRGRGRASKRAAAAAATQESGDGAGPAQSENDDALPSGTDAPLEEPAQAQQETEAADTSVMEGFEIEGAEGEATEGFEIEGAEGEATEGFEIEGAEGEAMEGFEIEGAMEGFKIVGEATGRFEIEEAEGEAADTSVMEGFEIEGEAEEMEGAEGEAQEIEGIEGEENEEQENLDEHFNEGEGYIVEEELAGEEENDDECFNKGPDIDAEELVGEGADDDDGEAYDQEDDEISDISWVEELWNRKKAEEAQNAQAAEGEEPATEDADFAMDLEESEERLDFPLTKEAEGADKQSTEPKASGEEKTEQGKTQGKTTEPVLSDQYAAFPESSLEFSKMNACIPRAYFGPAFDANCFHACIRIYPTTYVDFVRPEFAHLLTQADTVRMVHGAAGSRKIEIFCQRPGALLPKLYALTYCCNNITFEVVKRRPLGWKKILVSDRLLTVPSAFSSEEFLLVKLKMMNSYYRRNLIKVPSLNRYQDVKERSLFLTNLPFKVNTTLLRQVFPFACKISKVPVSDTLSSAVVRLNTHRSVLDHLVAYEDLHLHGQKVEMAASNMSQKDAQMKLNVRKAGEVRARNQARKTERTETKETQDVPADDATKGSQSRAGAGESEKLSPEEQEKREQERKEKERKAPELKEKERRVREKTSREQRDRERARAHRERLERERPRQQSRQQKPASLRNRAPRREPLMGRKPLLGRRPLLEREPEKPPPQRGGESRRRRPSATSSGRRYPAPYMHGMDRDPNMQMLHEIELQHEMAAQRERELQRDMEILQDLEMVAQRQEEQKRREREAEERRREQEEREQARMEWEWEERERHRLEQARLELEEADRRERERREREDLQREKKKLERMHEEAMLKLKALEDQQRREQEELQRLGQEMEAEKVRMQRQMEEERRRQRQEREEWERLSRKRGHHHDDMGGQGVVDNRHSKKGRGEEGGWGNYYPAVAPAGDVERLGGHGAQNEASGSLPEVAVKRKLELEVARQAEELKMNLALLDKIQKDPTGISASLSEVLSSKDKGQGGHPSSAYDAAQQPGHQQLLHSQDLNPQQQQQQLYGQDFNNPAYGSSPSHDYTAQYQQSYGGDMSHYQHPHGESQTRGGGSGYQGWQGGPDLAGQPSATATWGAGARDLSSWTRGTTSGYAKTEDGAGGDIQGRGQQQQQQRGGGYYDQGGRQQWGQQQQWGDNYSQGGQRQGGYHQGGGRGGQRKRDSGSEQGERRGGAGQQGGRGREGGGGGYNQGGGGVGGGEVYRGSYGQGGRKGPDSGRQGGQRKQKKSWYGSSGGDGHYGGQGKGRNY; from the exons ATGGTAGCCAGGGGACGATCCCGAGGAAGAGGGCGGGCTTCCAaaagagcagcagcagctgccGCCACACAAGAGTCTGGAGATGGAGCAGGACCTGCCCAAAGTGAAAATGATGATGCATTACCGTCAGGGACAGACGCTCCTCTTGAAGAACCGGCACAGGCACAGCAAGAAACAGAAGCTGCTGATACTTCAGTCATGGAGGGGTTTGAAatagaaggagcagaaggagaggCTACTGAGGGGTTTGAAatagaaggagcagaaggagaggCTACTGAGGGGTTTGAAatagaaggagcagaaggagaggCTATGGAAGGGTTTGAAATAGAAGGGGCTATGGAAGGGTTTAAAATAGTAGGAGAGGCTACAGGAAGGTTTGaaatagaagaagcagaaggagaggcTGCTGACACTTCAGTCATGGAGGGGTTTGAAatagaaggagaagcagaagaaatggaaggagcagaaggagaggCACAAGAAATTGAAGGCATTGAAGGGGAGGAGAATGAAGAACAGGAAAATCTTGACGAGCACTTCAACGAGGGTGAAGGTTACATTGTTGAGGAAGAGCTGGCTGGAGAagaggaaaatgatgatgaatgcTTTAACAAGGGTCCAGACATCGATGCTGAAGAATTGGTGGGTGAGGgtgccgatgatgatgacggtgaggcTTATGATCAGGAAGACGATGAGATCAGTGATATCAGTTGGGTTGAGGAGCTCTGGAATCGGAAAAAGGCTGAAGAAGCTCAGAATGCACAAGCTGCGGAAGGGGAGGAGCCAGCAACGGAAGATGCTGATTTTGCAATGGACCTGGAAGAGTCCGAGGAAAGGCTGGACTTTCCTCTGACAAAAGAGGCAGAGGGAGCAGACAAGCAGTCAACAGAACCAAAAGCAAGCGGGGAAGAGAAGACGGAGCAAGGAAAGACACAGGGGAAGACAACAGAGCCAGTGCTGAGTGATCAATACGCTGCCTTTCCAGAGTCCAGCTTGGAATTTTCAAAGATGAATGCCTGTATTCCAAGAGCATACTTTGGTCCAGCTTTTGATGCCA ACTGCTTCCACGCCTGCATACGGATTTATCCCACAACATATGTTGACTTTGTGCGGCCTGAATTTGCGCATCTGCTGACGCAGGCTGACACTGTGCGCATGGTACATGGAGCTGCCGGTTCCAG AAAAATCGAGATATTTTGCCAAAGGCCTGGAGCTCTGCTACCTAAGTTGTATGCCCTCACCTACTGTTGCAACAATATCACCTTCGAAGTTGTGAAGAGACGGCCCTTGGGATGGAAAAAGATACTCGTCAGTGACAGACTACTTACCGTGCCATCCGCTTTCTCATCTGAAGAATTCTTGCtgg TGAAGCTGAAGATGATGAATTCCTACTACAGGCGTAACCTGATCAAGGTCCCCAGTTTGAATCGTT ATCAGGATGTTAAGGAGAGGTCACTTTTCCTTACTAATCTCCCTTTCAAGGTGAACACAACACTTTTGAGACAAGTATTTCCATTTGCCTGCAAGATTTCCAAGGTGCCCGTGTCTGACACCCTGAG TTCTGCGGTGGTGAGGCTGAACACTCACAGAAGTGTGTTGGATCATCTGGTGGCCTACGAAGATCTCCACCTCCATGGGCAGAAAGTGGAGATGGCGGCCAGCAACATGTCCCAGAAAG ATGCACAGATGAAGTTGAATGTTAGAAAAGCTGGTGAAGTGCGTGCTCGCAATCAAGCGAGGAAAACTGAGAGAACAGAGACAAAAGAAACTCAGGATGTCCCAGCAGATGATGCGACCAAAGGCAGTCAGTCCAGAGCAGGAGCAGGGGAGAGCGAGAAGCTCAGCCCTGAAGAGCAAGAGAAACGAGAGCaggagaggaaggaaaaagagagaaaggcccCAGAactgaaagagaaggagaggcggGTGAGAGAGAAGACCAGCCGCGAACAGAGAGATCGAGAACGGGCCagagcgcacagagagagactggaaaggGAGAGGCCCAGGCAGCAGTCCAGACAGCAGAAGCCAGCCAGCCTGAGGAACAGGGCGCCGAGAAGGGAGCCCCTCATGGGCAGGAAGCCCCTTTTGGGCAGGAGGCCCCTGCTGGAAAGGGAGCCAGAAAAGCCCCCAccgcagagaggaggagagagccgACGACGCAGACCCTCCGCCACTTCCAGTGGAAGGAGATACCCAGCCCCATACATGCATGGCATGGACCGGGACCCGAACATGCAGATGCTGCACGAGATCGAGCTGCAGCACGAGATGGCGGCGCAGCGCGAGCGTGAGCTGCAGAGGGACATGGAGATCCTGCAGGACCTGGAGATGGTGGCGCAGAGGCAGGAGGAGCAGAAACGGAGGGAGCGTGAGGCGGAGGAGAGGCGGAGGGAGCAGGAGGAGCGTGAGCAGGCGAGgatggagtgggagtgggaggagagggagcgCCACAGGCTGGAGCAGGCCCGGCTGGAGCTGGAGGAGGCAGACCGGCGTGAGCGCGAGCGTCGAGAGCGGGAGGACCTGCagcgggagaagaagaagctggagaGGATGCACGAGGAGGCCATGCTGAAGCTGAAGGCAT TGGAGGACCAGCAGCGTCGGGAGCAGGAAGAACTGCAGCGCCTGGGTCAGGAGATGGAGGCAGAGAAGGTTCGTATGCAGCGCCAAATGGAGGAGGAACGACGGCGCCAGCggcaggagagggaggagtgggagCGCCTGTCCAGGAAGCGTGGCCATCACCATGACGACatggggggtcagggggttgtGGACAACCGCCACAGCAAGAAGGGgcgtggggaggaaggagggtgggggaactACTATCCCGCTGTCGCCCCTGCCGGTGACGTCGAGAGGCTGGGAGGACATGGTGCTCAGAACGAGGCCTCTGGATCGTTG CCTGAAGTGGCTGTGAAACGCAAACTGGAGCTTGAAGTGGCCCGACAGGCTGAGGAGCTGAAGATGAACTTGGCCTTGCTGGACAAGATCCAGAAAGATCCCACTGGGATCTCGGCAAGCCTCAGTGAAGTCCTCAGCAGCAAGGACAAGGGTCAGGGGGGTCACCCGTCATCAGCCTATGATGCAGCTCagcag ccCGGTCACCAGCAGCTGCTGCACAGTCAAGATTTGAACcctcagcagcaacagcagcagctttaTGGTCAAGATTTCAACAACCCTGCATACGGTTCTTCCCCAAGTCATGACTACACTGCACAGTACCAGCAGAGCTATGGAGGAGACATGTCGCATTACCAGCATCCACATGGAG AGAGTCAGACGAGAGGCGGTGGCAGTGGTTACCAGGGCTGGCAGGGTGGCCCGGACCTCGCAGGACAGCCCAGCGCCACAGCCACCTGGGGGGCTGGAGCGCGTGACTTGAGCAGCTGGACCCGGGGAACCACCAGCGGCTACGCCAAGACGGAAGATGGCGCAGGGGGCGACATTCAGGggagaggacaacaacaacaacagcaaaggggAGGAGGCTACTATGATCAGGGAGGCAGACAGCagtggggacaacaacaacagtggggAGACAACTACAGTCAGGGGGGACAACGGCAAGGCGGTTACCaccagggaggaggaagaggagggcagCGAAAGCGTGACAGCGGCTCAGAGCAGGGGGAAAGACGAGGAGGAGCCGGTcagcagggagggagaggcagagaggggggaggtgggggctacaaccagggaggaggaggagttggaggaggggaGGTCTACAGGGGCAGCTACGGTCAGGGGGGACGGAAAGGACCGGACAGCGGCCGGCAAGGAGGACAgcgaaagcaaaagaaaagctG GTACGGAAGCAGTGGAGGTGATGGACATTACGGAGGTCAGGGCAAAGGTCGCAACTACTGA